Proteins encoded within one genomic window of Sphingomonas cannabina:
- a CDS encoding ParB/RepB/Spo0J family partition protein, producing MATAAQKIVLSSSRDIPFNKLVLSQSNVRRVKAGVSIEDLAASIARRGLIQSLSVVPVADAEGNETGMFEVPAGGRRFRALEMLVKQKRLAKIAPVPCVVRERDSAILAEEVSLAENIERAPLHPLDQYRAFQDMRDKGMSEEDIAAAFFVPAQVVKQRLRLASASPALLDVYAEDGMTLEQLMAFTVSHDHARQEQVWDAIKDAWSKEPYQIRRMLTETTVRASDKRAVFVGVEAYEAAGGLTMRDLFQSDDGGWLQDAGLLDRLVAEKLKAAAETIAAEGWKWIEVAVSFPYDATRGLRELQGEPLDLSAEEQATVEALNAEYQKLEADYEDADELPDEVDQRLGEIETALAAFETRPVRFEADDIARAGVFISVAHDGSLDIDRGYVRAEDEAPIEPEGEIGVGAGGDPAEPVVQRAVITIGGQPAEPEDDEDDGVIKPLPERLVIELTAYRTLALRNAVAENPHVALTALLHKLVSDTFMTRMYTGAMEAGVKHVFFPAQDDALKDSPSARAVQDRHAAWAGDIPKEDDALWDWLAGLDDASRMALLAHCVSYGVNALYERPNPYSGNGVSQHTLDMRLAQADRLSRATGLDLVEAGWRATFGNYLNRVTKPRILQAVREGAGEQAAQLIDHLKKGDMAKEAERLLADTGWLPEPLRLVAEAEASTPETQTGGEDEGAALPDFLAGDDEESAGEEDERHLVAAE from the coding sequence ATGGCTACTGCAGCTCAAAAGATCGTCCTGTCGTCCTCGCGCGACATCCCCTTCAACAAGCTGGTCTTGAGCCAGTCGAACGTCCGGCGCGTGAAGGCTGGCGTCTCGATCGAGGATCTCGCGGCATCGATCGCCCGGCGCGGCCTGATCCAGAGCCTTAGCGTCGTGCCCGTCGCCGATGCCGAGGGCAACGAGACCGGCATGTTCGAGGTGCCCGCCGGCGGCCGCCGCTTCCGGGCGCTGGAGATGCTGGTCAAGCAAAAGCGCCTCGCCAAGATCGCGCCGGTGCCCTGCGTCGTGCGCGAGCGAGACAGCGCCATCCTCGCTGAGGAGGTCTCGCTCGCCGAGAATATCGAGCGCGCGCCGCTCCATCCCCTTGACCAGTATCGCGCCTTCCAGGACATGCGCGACAAGGGCATGAGCGAGGAAGACATCGCCGCAGCCTTCTTCGTGCCGGCCCAAGTCGTGAAGCAGCGTCTACGGCTTGCGTCCGCGTCGCCCGCGCTGCTCGACGTCTATGCCGAGGACGGCATGACGCTGGAGCAGCTCATGGCCTTCACCGTGTCGCACGACCATGCCCGCCAGGAACAGGTCTGGGACGCGATCAAGGACGCTTGGTCCAAGGAGCCGTACCAAATCCGGCGCATGCTCACCGAGACCACGGTGCGCGCCTCGGACAAGCGGGCGGTGTTCGTCGGCGTCGAGGCCTATGAGGCCGCCGGCGGCCTCACCATGCGCGATCTCTTCCAATCCGACGATGGCGGCTGGTTGCAGGACGCGGGTCTGCTCGACCGCCTGGTCGCCGAGAAGCTGAAGGCCGCGGCCGAGACGATCGCGGCCGAAGGCTGGAAGTGGATCGAGGTCGCGGTCAGCTTCCCCTATGACGCCACGCGGGGCCTGCGCGAGCTGCAGGGCGAACCGCTCGACCTTTCGGCCGAGGAGCAGGCCACCGTCGAGGCGCTCAACGCCGAATATCAGAAGCTCGAGGCCGACTATGAAGACGCCGACGAGCTGCCGGACGAGGTCGATCAACGCCTCGGCGAGATCGAGACGGCGCTCGCCGCCTTTGAGACACGGCCGGTGCGCTTCGAGGCGGACGACATCGCTCGCGCGGGCGTGTTCATCAGCGTCGCCCATGACGGCAGCCTCGACATCGACCGCGGCTACGTGCGGGCGGAGGATGAAGCGCCGATCGAGCCCGAGGGCGAGATCGGCGTGGGCGCCGGCGGCGATCCGGCCGAGCCCGTCGTGCAGCGGGCAGTCATCACCATCGGCGGCCAGCCTGCCGAGCCCGAGGACGACGAGGATGACGGCGTCATCAAGCCGCTGCCGGAGCGCCTAGTCATCGAGCTCACGGCCTATCGCACGCTCGCGCTGCGCAACGCCGTCGCGGAGAACCCGCACGTCGCCCTGACCGCGCTGCTCCACAAGCTCGTCTCGGACACCTTCATGACCCGCATGTACACGGGCGCCATGGAAGCCGGCGTGAAGCACGTCTTCTTCCCGGCCCAGGACGATGCGCTGAAGGACAGCCCGTCCGCGCGCGCGGTGCAGGACCGCCACGCCGCCTGGGCGGGCGACATCCCGAAGGAGGACGACGCCCTCTGGGACTGGCTCGCGGGCCTGGACGACGCCAGCCGGATGGCGCTCCTGGCGCATTGCGTCAGCTATGGCGTAAACGCGCTCTATGAGCGCCCGAACCCGTACAGCGGCAACGGCGTGTCGCAGCACACGCTCGACATGCGGCTCGCCCAGGCCGACCGCCTGAGCCGGGCGACCGGGCTCGATCTTGTCGAGGCCGGCTGGCGTGCGACCTTCGGCAACTACCTCAACCGGGTCACCAAGCCCCGCATCCTGCAGGCGGTCCGCGAGGGCGCCGGCGAGCAGGCCGCGCAGCTCATCGACCATCTGAAAAAGGGCGACATGGCCAAGGAGGCCGAGCGCCTGCTGGCTGACACGGGCTGGCTGCCGGAACCGCTGCGCCTGGTTGCCGAGGCCGAGGCGTCGACGCCGGAAACCCAGACCGGCGGCGAGGATGAGGGTGCGGCGCTGCCCGACTTCCTCGCGGGCGATGACGAGGAGTCCGCCGGCGAAGAGGACGAACGCCACCTCGTCGCGGCCGAGTGA